A window from Rhizosphaericola mali encodes these proteins:
- a CDS encoding ABC1 kinase family protein: protein MKTLDKIPTGKLERTGSILKAGAKVGVNYLKYYGNKIIKDEEQARKILNEDNATDIYDSLKELKGSALKVAQMLSMEKNILPQAYVDRFSLSQFSVPPLSSALVNKTFRKYFGKNPENIFDYFTPESVNAASIGQVHRAVKDGKKLAVKIQYPGVRESISSDLKLVKPIAMKMFNIKKEGSEDYFQEVENKLFEETDYNLELRRSQDISVRCGHIPNLKFPAYYPELSCEKIITMDWMEGKHFSEFTKLVNTQEDLNKIGQTLWDFYMYQIHVLRQVHADPHPGNFLISAEKDLMVIDFGCIKEIPDAFYIPYFELSKKEITNDPILFSEKLYELEILRKDDSPREIEFFTQLFYELLELFTRPFNTEIFDFSNESFFQEIADLGQRYVKMSDMKGMNANRGSKHFIYMNRTFFGLYSMMHDLRAKDLKINQYQKYIEQ, encoded by the coding sequence ATGAAGACGCTAGATAAAATACCCACAGGAAAATTGGAGCGTACTGGAAGCATTTTGAAAGCTGGTGCAAAAGTTGGGGTGAATTACCTCAAATATTATGGAAATAAAATAATCAAAGATGAGGAGCAGGCTAGAAAAATCCTCAATGAAGACAATGCAACAGATATCTATGATTCTTTGAAAGAATTGAAAGGTTCAGCCCTTAAAGTTGCCCAGATGTTGAGTATGGAAAAAAACATTCTTCCTCAGGCGTATGTGGATCGTTTTTCTCTTTCTCAGTTCTCTGTACCACCTCTTTCCAGTGCATTGGTAAATAAAACATTTAGAAAATATTTTGGTAAAAATCCAGAAAATATTTTCGATTACTTTACTCCTGAATCTGTAAATGCGGCTAGCATCGGTCAGGTACATCGTGCAGTAAAGGATGGTAAAAAATTGGCGGTAAAAATTCAGTATCCAGGCGTGAGAGAGAGCATCTCTAGTGATTTGAAGCTAGTGAAACCTATCGCGATGAAAATGTTTAACATTAAAAAAGAAGGTTCAGAAGACTACTTTCAGGAAGTCGAAAACAAACTTTTTGAGGAAACAGACTATAATCTTGAATTGAGAAGAAGCCAGGACATCTCTGTTCGGTGTGGTCATATTCCCAATTTGAAATTTCCAGCATACTATCCAGAGCTCTCTTGTGAAAAAATAATCACGATGGACTGGATGGAGGGCAAGCATTTTTCAGAATTTACCAAGCTAGTAAACACTCAGGAAGATCTTAACAAAATAGGTCAGACACTTTGGGATTTTTATATGTATCAAATACATGTTTTAAGACAAGTACATGCAGATCCGCATCCCGGAAATTTTCTTATTTCTGCTGAAAAAGATTTGATGGTGATAGATTTTGGATGTATCAAAGAAATTCCAGATGCGTTTTACATTCCTTATTTTGAACTTTCCAAAAAAGAAATAACCAACGATCCTATTCTGTTTTCTGAAAAACTTTATGAATTAGAAATCCTTAGAAAAGACGATTCTCCACGAGAAATAGAATTTTTTACACAACTTTTTTATGAACTTTTAGAGTTGTTTACAAGACCGTTCAATACGGAGATTTTTGACTTTTCAAATGAATCTTTTTTTCAGGAAATTGCAGATCTTGGACAACGATATGTCAAAATGAGTGACATGAAAGGGATGAATGCTAATCGTGGATCCAAACATTTTATTTATATGAACCGAACTTTTTTCGGTCTTTATAGTATGATGCATGACCTGAGGGCTAAAGATTTAAAAATAAATCAGTATCAAAAGTATATTGAACAATAA
- a CDS encoding TetR/AcrR family transcriptional regulator has protein sequence MENETIITEEKILELYGDYILHHGKKPDNVYLFAKENGFEEKDFYVHFSSFEQIDKKILSSLFLQSVELSSTADGFENASSKEKMLNTYFIFFENLTMNRSLVLKVLGHNKIYFTKVSSELREAHQRFVKTLNFNEWEIISKAKDNIKNISEKAKEQLLWAHLVSAVEFWKKDTSPSFEKTDLYLEKTIDTGFDLIDNEPLRKVMDLGKFLFKETFKKN, from the coding sequence TACTTGAACTATATGGAGACTACATACTCCATCATGGCAAAAAGCCAGACAATGTGTATCTTTTTGCAAAAGAAAATGGTTTTGAGGAAAAGGATTTTTATGTCCATTTTTCAAGTTTTGAGCAAATAGACAAAAAAATACTTTCTAGTTTATTTCTACAGTCGGTAGAATTAAGTTCAACCGCGGATGGTTTTGAAAATGCATCCTCTAAAGAAAAAATGCTGAATACTTATTTCATCTTTTTCGAAAACCTGACGATGAACAGATCACTAGTACTGAAGGTTTTGGGGCATAATAAAATATATTTTACTAAAGTAAGCAGCGAACTACGAGAAGCGCACCAGCGTTTTGTGAAAACACTCAATTTTAATGAGTGGGAAATTATATCCAAAGCGAAAGATAATATCAAAAATATCAGTGAAAAAGCTAAGGAGCAGTTGTTATGGGCGCATCTTGTGTCCGCAGTGGAATTTTGGAAAAAAGACACTTCGCCATCATTTGAAAAAACAGACCTCTATTTAGAAAAAACCATCGATACGGGCTTCGATCTTATAGATAACGAACCATTGAGAAAAGTGATGGATCTTGGCAAGTTTCTTTTTAAGGAAACATTTAAAAAAAATTAA